The following proteins come from a genomic window of Ammospiza nelsoni isolate bAmmNel1 chromosome 6, bAmmNel1.pri, whole genome shotgun sequence:
- the LOC132074479 gene encoding alpha-1-antitrypsin-like — MTKAMLPLCLLVAMLHLSAHSLTQTDHHTDQPEATDPQELYSLDADPLESCQRIIPSNTDFAFRFYRQATSQEPDKNIFFSPVSISAALALVALGSRGSSQAQLLEALAFNLTSMQKEEIHHGFGQLLRLLSRPGSQVQLSMGSALFMDKRLKPMKTFLRDIKTLYRGKAVSSSFQNSTQAKKEINDYVKNKTCGNINQILEDLDPNTLMVIVNYIYFKAYWENPFNIKGTHKDFFYVNAKTSVKVEMMARDGFYKAYSDRKLSCKVVQIPYKGDVTAFFILPNKGKLKQLEHALTKNTVSNWERSLQRRRMELHIPKLSISGTYDLKRILMNLGVTDVFSNRADLSGITGNPDVKVSKATHKAMLKIRENGTEAAAASSIDFLPHSLPPIVRFNHPFLLLIVDHYTQSILFMGKIVNPTEK; from the exons ATGACGAAGGCCATGCTCCCCCTGTGCTTGCTGGTGGCCATGCTTCACCTCAGTGCCCACAGTCTGACCCAGACTGATCACCACACTGACCAGCCTGAGGCAACTGACCCCCAGGAGCTGTATTCTCTTGATGCAGATCCTCTTGAGTCCTGCCAAAGAATAATCCCAAGCAACACAGACTTTGCCTTCCGGTTTTACAGGCAAGCAACCTCTCAAGAGCCTGacaagaacattttcttttccccagtcAGCATCTCTGCTGCCCTTGCCCTTGTGGCCCTGGGCTCCcgaggcagcagccaggctcagctgctggaggcaCTGGCCTTTAACCTCACCAGCATGCAGAAGGAGGAGATCCACCACGGCTTTGGTCAGCTCCTCCGCCTGCTGAGCCGCCCCGGcagccaggtgcagctgagcatGGGCAGCGCCCTGTTCATGGACAAACGCCTCAAGCCAATGAAAACCTTTCTGAGGGACATCAAAACACTGTACAGAGGAAAAGCTGTCTCCAGCAGCTTCCAGAATTCCACTCAAGCTAAAAAAGAGATCAATGATTATGTAAAGAATAAAACCTGTGGGAATATAAACCAAATACTTGAGGACCTTGATCCAAACACTCTGATGGTAATTGTTAACTACATTTATTTCAAAG cTTACTGGGAAAATCCCTTCAATATTAAGGGGACTCACAAGGACTTTTTCTATGTGAATGCAAAGACCTCAGTTAAAGTGGAGATGATGGCTCGAGATGGATTTTATAAAGCATACTCTGACAGGAAGCTGTCCTGCAAGGTGGTGCAGATTCCTTACAAGGGAGATGTTACAGCATTCTTTATCCTGCCCaataaaggaaaattgaaacagttGGAACATGCCCTGACAAAAAACACTGTTTCTAACTGGGAAAGATCTCTTCAACGACG GAGGATGGAACTGCATATTCCAAAACTTTCCATTTCAGGCACTTATGACTTAAAGAGGATCTTAATGAATCTGGGTGTAACTGATGTGTTTTCAAATCGGGCTGATCTATCTGGAATCACAGGAAACCCAGATGTGAAGGTTTCAAAA GCTACTCACAAGGCCATGCTGAAGATCCGTGAGAAtggcacagaggctgcagcagccagcagcataGATTTTCTTCCTCATTCTCTTCCTCCCATTGTGAGATTCAATCATCCATTCTTGCTGTTGATTGTTGATCACTATACTCAGAGCATCCTCTTCATGGGAAAAATTGTAAACCCAACTGAAAAATGA